A single window of Lutzomyia longipalpis isolate SR_M1_2022 chromosome 1, ASM2433408v1 DNA harbors:
- the LOC129787032 gene encoding tubulin polyglutamylase TTLL5 isoform X1, with amino-acid sequence MVDNRSEKPNLEMPTSDKVVRLPDPTVRTYRTSDERPPVYSRKLYKDFLPKSLITQNQKTRVQLKTIKNNYIGGKEVEKKEADNPWVTGGALGTKDAVLVFRTCVLSQHNASSSEPDLVDNGSPSTSSECVAGESLPMLEPSKGEKKSLGKLVVNKLRVQLVSSISEPSIARRNGSDSAGSDQEKEMEFKSISDSETHANEDTRSDSKTPRKDKSEVVVPKDKSEMPGAVLNVRYRFMNTETRLLRKILGGHGLKEAEEDETFNLLWTGIHLKPDILRNLLPYQRVNHFPRSSELTRKDRLYKNIEKMQHLRGGSKNFDIVPESYLLPTEYRDLVSAHNKYRGPWIVKPAASSRGRGIYIVNTLDKIPSDEQLVVAKYISDPLCIDGHKCDVRLYVAVTSFDPLLIYVYEEGLVRLATVKYNRSSEFLWNSCMHLCNYSINKYHSDYIKSRDAGDEDVGHKWTLSALLRHLKSQGCDTEQLMLNIEDVIIKAIFSCAQSIVAACRMFVPNNNNCFELYGFDILIDDTLKPWLLEVNLSPSLGIDTPLDAKVKASLLTDLLNMVGIPAISPLLKAAYDSKYVRHRSLNGRRANSADFIQGSHTLPKKHQHHTLTSLTTEELRIVRSAKAQYARRSGFIRIFPTEDSLAKYGMYMDPITGIPTSTTAPSGTSVCAMIIPHNFNVMLHGQLYPPNNTEMESSISDRMQQYERALETSQPLNLGNKMYQPKSTDEARRLRKQIRKLIENGSEMSQLQARKAFQMYLEYILRRLSTESKQCHEKLILKFIQRSGVNFKTPFFIRNPFSHKILSKDRSALVAKQLGDYMEVYNKETEALSDSFDPYGSIPNRLFNDFLCQAQESDLEAILTIHTNATQQMPFLYNRCAPGAPAAPPIPVGAHGFLKALPNMAPIGVSKESLKIDLYYKSIEARSPEKEIQNGKRLPEKTFSFNTMKRKQHTTTK; translated from the exons AGATAATCGAAGTGAAAAGCCCAATTTGGAAATGCCAACATCGGACAAAGTTGTAAGGTTGCCAGATCCAACAGTCAG AACATATCGAACATCAGATGAACGTCCACCTGTGTATTCAAGAAAACTCTATAAAGACTTTTTACCGAAATCACTCATCACGCAAAACCAGAAAACCCGTGTTCaattgaaaacaattaaaaataattatatcgg TGGGAAGGAGGTTGAGAAGAAAGAGGCTGACAATCCGTGGGTAACTGGAGGTGCTCTGGGTACCAAAGATGCCGTTCTTGTGTTCCGTACGTGTGTCCTTTCGCAGCACAACGCATCGTCGTCGGAGCCCGATTTGGTGGACAATGGGAGCCCATCGACGTCCAGTGAATGCGTAGCTGGGGAGTCACTGCCAATGCTGGAGCCATCGAAGGGGGAGAAGAAGAGTCTCGGGAAGTTGGTTGTGAATAAATTGCGCGTGCAACTGGTGTCGTCGATCAGTGAGCCGTCGATTGCACGACGCAATGGCAGCGATTCGGCGGGAAGTGATCAAGAGAAGGAGATGGAGTTCAAGTCAATTTCAGACTCCGAAACGCACGCCAATGAGGACACGAGGAGTGACTCCAAGACGCCAAGGAAGGATAAATCGGAGGTGGTTGTACCCAAAGATAAGTCTGAGATGCCAGGAGCGGTGCTCAATGTGCGGTATCGCTTCATGAACACCGAAACGCGACTTCTGCGGAAGATTCTCGGTGGGCATGGGCTGAAGGAGGCCGAAGAGGATGAGACGTTCAATCTCTTGTGGACGGGGATTCACCTCAAGCCAGACATTCTGCGCAATCTTCTGCCCTATCAGCGAGTTAATCATTTCCCGAG aTCTTCAGAATTAACCCGCAAGGATCGCCTTTACAAGAACATCGAGAAAATGCAACACCTCCGTGGTGGGTCCAAGAACTTCGACATTGTGCCAGAATCCTACCTACTGCCGACTGAGTATCGTGACTTAGTTAGTGCCCATAACAAATACCGCGGTCCGTGGATCGTCAAGCCCGCTGCTTCAAGTCGTGGTCGGGGGATCTACATCGTCAACACt CTGGATAAGATTCCTTCGGATGAGCAATTAGTCGTTGCCAAGTATATCAGTGATCCTCTGTGCATTGATGGCCACAAATGCGATGTGCGCCTTTATGTGGCTGTTACGTCATTCGATCCACTCCTGATCTACGTCTACGAAGAAGGCCTAGTTCGACTTGCAACTGTGAAGTACAATCGTAGTTCAGAATTCTTGTGGAACTCATGCATGCATCTGTGCAACTACAGCATCAACAAGTACCATTCGGACTACATAAAGAGTCGCGATGCTGGGGATGAGGATGTTGGGCACAAGTGGACACTGAGTGCCCTGCTGAGGCACCTCAAGAGTCAAGGCTGTGACACAGAGCAATTGATGCTGAACATCGAAGATGTGATCATTAAGGCGATCTTCTCGTGCGCTCAATCCATCGTGGCAGCGTGTCGGATGTTTGTGCCAAACAACAACAACTGCTTCGAACTCTATGGCTTTGATATACTCATCGATGATACCCTCAAGCCGTGGTTGCTGGAAGTGAATCTCTCCCCATCGCTAGGGATTGATACGCCGCTCGATGCAAAGGTTAAGGCTTCCCTGTTGACTGATCTGCTGAATATGGTGGGAATTCCGGCAATAAGTCCGCTTTTGAAGGCTGCGTACGATAGCAAGTACGTTCGGCATCGCAGTCTCAATGGGAGGCGGGCAAATTCAGCGGATTTCATCCAAGGAAGCCACACTCTGCCCAAGAAGCATCAACATCACACGCTGACAAGTCTTACAACGGAGGAATTGCGGATTGTGCGATCGGCTAAGGCTCAATATGCACGACGAAGTGGCTTCATTCGGATCTTCCCGACGGAGGATAGTTTAGCCAAATATGGGATGTACATGGATCCAATTACGGGCATTCCAACGTCCACAACAGCGCCATCGGGAACATCAGTGTGTGCCATGATTATTCCCCACAACTTCAATGTTATGCTCCACGGGCAGCTCTATCCGCCGAATAATACGGAG ATGGAGAGCAGTATCAGTGATCGCATGCAGCAGTACGAGAGAGCCCTGGAGACGAGCCAACCCCTGAATTTGGGCAATAAAATGTACCAACCAAAGAGCACAGATGAAGCACGAAGGCTCCGGAAGCAGATACGGAAACTAATTGAGAATGGAAGTGAGATGTCTCAGTTGCAGGCGAGGAAGGCATTCCAAATGTACCTGGAGTATATTCTGCGACGTTTGTCGACTGAATCGAAGCAGTGCCACGAGAAGCTCATTCTCAAATTCATCCAAAGATCCGGTGTGAACTTCAAGACGCCCTTCTTCATACGCAATCCGTTTAGTCACAAAATCCTCAGCAAGGATCGCAGCGCCCTGGTGGCGAAGCAATTGGGTGACTACATGGAGGTGTACAACAAGGAGACGGAGGCACTGAGTGATTCATTCGATCCGTATGGATCCATTCCCAATAGGTTGTTCAATGACTTCCTGTGTCAGGCGCAGGAGTCCGATCTCGAGGCGATCCTCACAATTCACACGAATGCCACGCAGCAGATGCCATTCCTGTACAATCGCTGTGCCCCTGGTGCCCCAGCAGCTCCTCCCATTCCCGTGGGGGCTCATGGATTCCTCAAGGCCCTGCCCAATATGGCGCCAATTGGCGTGAGCAAGGAAAGCCTCAAGATTGATCTCTACTACAAATCAATTGAGGCACGATCGCCCGAAAAGGAGATTCAGAACGGCAAGAGGCTGCCCGAGAAGACTTTTTCCTTCAACACGATGAAGCGAAAGCAACACACAACAACCAAATAA
- the LOC129787032 gene encoding tubulin polyglutamylase TTLL5 isoform X3 translates to MVDNRSEKPNLEMPTSDKVVRLPDPTVSGKEVEKKEADNPWVTGGALGTKDAVLVFRTCVLSQHNASSSEPDLVDNGSPSTSSECVAGESLPMLEPSKGEKKSLGKLVVNKLRVQLVSSISEPSIARRNGSDSAGSDQEKEMEFKSISDSETHANEDTRSDSKTPRKDKSEVVVPKDKSEMPGAVLNVRYRFMNTETRLLRKILGGHGLKEAEEDETFNLLWTGIHLKPDILRNLLPYQRVNHFPRSSELTRKDRLYKNIEKMQHLRGGSKNFDIVPESYLLPTEYRDLVSAHNKYRGPWIVKPAASSRGRGIYIVNTLDKIPSDEQLVVAKYISDPLCIDGHKCDVRLYVAVTSFDPLLIYVYEEGLVRLATVKYNRSSEFLWNSCMHLCNYSINKYHSDYIKSRDAGDEDVGHKWTLSALLRHLKSQGCDTEQLMLNIEDVIIKAIFSCAQSIVAACRMFVPNNNNCFELYGFDILIDDTLKPWLLEVNLSPSLGIDTPLDAKVKASLLTDLLNMVGIPAISPLLKAAYDSKYVRHRSLNGRRANSADFIQGSHTLPKKHQHHTLTSLTTEELRIVRSAKAQYARRSGFIRIFPTEDSLAKYGMYMDPITGIPTSTTAPSGTSVCAMIIPHNFNVMLHGQLYPPNNTEMESSISDRMQQYERALETSQPLNLGNKMYQPKSTDEARRLRKQIRKLIENGSEMSQLQARKAFQMYLEYILRRLSTESKQCHEKLILKFIQRSGVNFKTPFFIRNPFSHKILSKDRSALVAKQLGDYMEVYNKETEALSDSFDPYGSIPNRLFNDFLCQAQESDLEAILTIHTNATQQMPFLYNRCAPGAPAAPPIPVGAHGFLKALPNMAPIGVSKESLKIDLYYKSIEARSPEKEIQNGKRLPEKTFSFNTMKRKQHTTTK, encoded by the exons AGATAATCGAAGTGAAAAGCCCAATTTGGAAATGCCAACATCGGACAAAGTTGTAAGGTTGCCAGATCCAACAGTCAG TGGGAAGGAGGTTGAGAAGAAAGAGGCTGACAATCCGTGGGTAACTGGAGGTGCTCTGGGTACCAAAGATGCCGTTCTTGTGTTCCGTACGTGTGTCCTTTCGCAGCACAACGCATCGTCGTCGGAGCCCGATTTGGTGGACAATGGGAGCCCATCGACGTCCAGTGAATGCGTAGCTGGGGAGTCACTGCCAATGCTGGAGCCATCGAAGGGGGAGAAGAAGAGTCTCGGGAAGTTGGTTGTGAATAAATTGCGCGTGCAACTGGTGTCGTCGATCAGTGAGCCGTCGATTGCACGACGCAATGGCAGCGATTCGGCGGGAAGTGATCAAGAGAAGGAGATGGAGTTCAAGTCAATTTCAGACTCCGAAACGCACGCCAATGAGGACACGAGGAGTGACTCCAAGACGCCAAGGAAGGATAAATCGGAGGTGGTTGTACCCAAAGATAAGTCTGAGATGCCAGGAGCGGTGCTCAATGTGCGGTATCGCTTCATGAACACCGAAACGCGACTTCTGCGGAAGATTCTCGGTGGGCATGGGCTGAAGGAGGCCGAAGAGGATGAGACGTTCAATCTCTTGTGGACGGGGATTCACCTCAAGCCAGACATTCTGCGCAATCTTCTGCCCTATCAGCGAGTTAATCATTTCCCGAG aTCTTCAGAATTAACCCGCAAGGATCGCCTTTACAAGAACATCGAGAAAATGCAACACCTCCGTGGTGGGTCCAAGAACTTCGACATTGTGCCAGAATCCTACCTACTGCCGACTGAGTATCGTGACTTAGTTAGTGCCCATAACAAATACCGCGGTCCGTGGATCGTCAAGCCCGCTGCTTCAAGTCGTGGTCGGGGGATCTACATCGTCAACACt CTGGATAAGATTCCTTCGGATGAGCAATTAGTCGTTGCCAAGTATATCAGTGATCCTCTGTGCATTGATGGCCACAAATGCGATGTGCGCCTTTATGTGGCTGTTACGTCATTCGATCCACTCCTGATCTACGTCTACGAAGAAGGCCTAGTTCGACTTGCAACTGTGAAGTACAATCGTAGTTCAGAATTCTTGTGGAACTCATGCATGCATCTGTGCAACTACAGCATCAACAAGTACCATTCGGACTACATAAAGAGTCGCGATGCTGGGGATGAGGATGTTGGGCACAAGTGGACACTGAGTGCCCTGCTGAGGCACCTCAAGAGTCAAGGCTGTGACACAGAGCAATTGATGCTGAACATCGAAGATGTGATCATTAAGGCGATCTTCTCGTGCGCTCAATCCATCGTGGCAGCGTGTCGGATGTTTGTGCCAAACAACAACAACTGCTTCGAACTCTATGGCTTTGATATACTCATCGATGATACCCTCAAGCCGTGGTTGCTGGAAGTGAATCTCTCCCCATCGCTAGGGATTGATACGCCGCTCGATGCAAAGGTTAAGGCTTCCCTGTTGACTGATCTGCTGAATATGGTGGGAATTCCGGCAATAAGTCCGCTTTTGAAGGCTGCGTACGATAGCAAGTACGTTCGGCATCGCAGTCTCAATGGGAGGCGGGCAAATTCAGCGGATTTCATCCAAGGAAGCCACACTCTGCCCAAGAAGCATCAACATCACACGCTGACAAGTCTTACAACGGAGGAATTGCGGATTGTGCGATCGGCTAAGGCTCAATATGCACGACGAAGTGGCTTCATTCGGATCTTCCCGACGGAGGATAGTTTAGCCAAATATGGGATGTACATGGATCCAATTACGGGCATTCCAACGTCCACAACAGCGCCATCGGGAACATCAGTGTGTGCCATGATTATTCCCCACAACTTCAATGTTATGCTCCACGGGCAGCTCTATCCGCCGAATAATACGGAG ATGGAGAGCAGTATCAGTGATCGCATGCAGCAGTACGAGAGAGCCCTGGAGACGAGCCAACCCCTGAATTTGGGCAATAAAATGTACCAACCAAAGAGCACAGATGAAGCACGAAGGCTCCGGAAGCAGATACGGAAACTAATTGAGAATGGAAGTGAGATGTCTCAGTTGCAGGCGAGGAAGGCATTCCAAATGTACCTGGAGTATATTCTGCGACGTTTGTCGACTGAATCGAAGCAGTGCCACGAGAAGCTCATTCTCAAATTCATCCAAAGATCCGGTGTGAACTTCAAGACGCCCTTCTTCATACGCAATCCGTTTAGTCACAAAATCCTCAGCAAGGATCGCAGCGCCCTGGTGGCGAAGCAATTGGGTGACTACATGGAGGTGTACAACAAGGAGACGGAGGCACTGAGTGATTCATTCGATCCGTATGGATCCATTCCCAATAGGTTGTTCAATGACTTCCTGTGTCAGGCGCAGGAGTCCGATCTCGAGGCGATCCTCACAATTCACACGAATGCCACGCAGCAGATGCCATTCCTGTACAATCGCTGTGCCCCTGGTGCCCCAGCAGCTCCTCCCATTCCCGTGGGGGCTCATGGATTCCTCAAGGCCCTGCCCAATATGGCGCCAATTGGCGTGAGCAAGGAAAGCCTCAAGATTGATCTCTACTACAAATCAATTGAGGCACGATCGCCCGAAAAGGAGATTCAGAACGGCAAGAGGCTGCCCGAGAAGACTTTTTCCTTCAACACGATGAAGCGAAAGCAACACACAACAACCAAATAA
- the LOC129787032 gene encoding tubulin polyglutamylase TTLL5 isoform X2 — translation MPTSDKVVRLPDPTVRTYRTSDERPPVYSRKLYKDFLPKSLITQNQKTRVQLKTIKNNYIGGKEVEKKEADNPWVTGGALGTKDAVLVFRTCVLSQHNASSSEPDLVDNGSPSTSSECVAGESLPMLEPSKGEKKSLGKLVVNKLRVQLVSSISEPSIARRNGSDSAGSDQEKEMEFKSISDSETHANEDTRSDSKTPRKDKSEVVVPKDKSEMPGAVLNVRYRFMNTETRLLRKILGGHGLKEAEEDETFNLLWTGIHLKPDILRNLLPYQRVNHFPRSSELTRKDRLYKNIEKMQHLRGGSKNFDIVPESYLLPTEYRDLVSAHNKYRGPWIVKPAASSRGRGIYIVNTLDKIPSDEQLVVAKYISDPLCIDGHKCDVRLYVAVTSFDPLLIYVYEEGLVRLATVKYNRSSEFLWNSCMHLCNYSINKYHSDYIKSRDAGDEDVGHKWTLSALLRHLKSQGCDTEQLMLNIEDVIIKAIFSCAQSIVAACRMFVPNNNNCFELYGFDILIDDTLKPWLLEVNLSPSLGIDTPLDAKVKASLLTDLLNMVGIPAISPLLKAAYDSKYVRHRSLNGRRANSADFIQGSHTLPKKHQHHTLTSLTTEELRIVRSAKAQYARRSGFIRIFPTEDSLAKYGMYMDPITGIPTSTTAPSGTSVCAMIIPHNFNVMLHGQLYPPNNTEMESSISDRMQQYERALETSQPLNLGNKMYQPKSTDEARRLRKQIRKLIENGSEMSQLQARKAFQMYLEYILRRLSTESKQCHEKLILKFIQRSGVNFKTPFFIRNPFSHKILSKDRSALVAKQLGDYMEVYNKETEALSDSFDPYGSIPNRLFNDFLCQAQESDLEAILTIHTNATQQMPFLYNRCAPGAPAAPPIPVGAHGFLKALPNMAPIGVSKESLKIDLYYKSIEARSPEKEIQNGKRLPEKTFSFNTMKRKQHTTTK, via the exons ATGCCAACATCGGACAAAGTTGTAAGGTTGCCAGATCCAACAGTCAG AACATATCGAACATCAGATGAACGTCCACCTGTGTATTCAAGAAAACTCTATAAAGACTTTTTACCGAAATCACTCATCACGCAAAACCAGAAAACCCGTGTTCaattgaaaacaattaaaaataattatatcgg TGGGAAGGAGGTTGAGAAGAAAGAGGCTGACAATCCGTGGGTAACTGGAGGTGCTCTGGGTACCAAAGATGCCGTTCTTGTGTTCCGTACGTGTGTCCTTTCGCAGCACAACGCATCGTCGTCGGAGCCCGATTTGGTGGACAATGGGAGCCCATCGACGTCCAGTGAATGCGTAGCTGGGGAGTCACTGCCAATGCTGGAGCCATCGAAGGGGGAGAAGAAGAGTCTCGGGAAGTTGGTTGTGAATAAATTGCGCGTGCAACTGGTGTCGTCGATCAGTGAGCCGTCGATTGCACGACGCAATGGCAGCGATTCGGCGGGAAGTGATCAAGAGAAGGAGATGGAGTTCAAGTCAATTTCAGACTCCGAAACGCACGCCAATGAGGACACGAGGAGTGACTCCAAGACGCCAAGGAAGGATAAATCGGAGGTGGTTGTACCCAAAGATAAGTCTGAGATGCCAGGAGCGGTGCTCAATGTGCGGTATCGCTTCATGAACACCGAAACGCGACTTCTGCGGAAGATTCTCGGTGGGCATGGGCTGAAGGAGGCCGAAGAGGATGAGACGTTCAATCTCTTGTGGACGGGGATTCACCTCAAGCCAGACATTCTGCGCAATCTTCTGCCCTATCAGCGAGTTAATCATTTCCCGAG aTCTTCAGAATTAACCCGCAAGGATCGCCTTTACAAGAACATCGAGAAAATGCAACACCTCCGTGGTGGGTCCAAGAACTTCGACATTGTGCCAGAATCCTACCTACTGCCGACTGAGTATCGTGACTTAGTTAGTGCCCATAACAAATACCGCGGTCCGTGGATCGTCAAGCCCGCTGCTTCAAGTCGTGGTCGGGGGATCTACATCGTCAACACt CTGGATAAGATTCCTTCGGATGAGCAATTAGTCGTTGCCAAGTATATCAGTGATCCTCTGTGCATTGATGGCCACAAATGCGATGTGCGCCTTTATGTGGCTGTTACGTCATTCGATCCACTCCTGATCTACGTCTACGAAGAAGGCCTAGTTCGACTTGCAACTGTGAAGTACAATCGTAGTTCAGAATTCTTGTGGAACTCATGCATGCATCTGTGCAACTACAGCATCAACAAGTACCATTCGGACTACATAAAGAGTCGCGATGCTGGGGATGAGGATGTTGGGCACAAGTGGACACTGAGTGCCCTGCTGAGGCACCTCAAGAGTCAAGGCTGTGACACAGAGCAATTGATGCTGAACATCGAAGATGTGATCATTAAGGCGATCTTCTCGTGCGCTCAATCCATCGTGGCAGCGTGTCGGATGTTTGTGCCAAACAACAACAACTGCTTCGAACTCTATGGCTTTGATATACTCATCGATGATACCCTCAAGCCGTGGTTGCTGGAAGTGAATCTCTCCCCATCGCTAGGGATTGATACGCCGCTCGATGCAAAGGTTAAGGCTTCCCTGTTGACTGATCTGCTGAATATGGTGGGAATTCCGGCAATAAGTCCGCTTTTGAAGGCTGCGTACGATAGCAAGTACGTTCGGCATCGCAGTCTCAATGGGAGGCGGGCAAATTCAGCGGATTTCATCCAAGGAAGCCACACTCTGCCCAAGAAGCATCAACATCACACGCTGACAAGTCTTACAACGGAGGAATTGCGGATTGTGCGATCGGCTAAGGCTCAATATGCACGACGAAGTGGCTTCATTCGGATCTTCCCGACGGAGGATAGTTTAGCCAAATATGGGATGTACATGGATCCAATTACGGGCATTCCAACGTCCACAACAGCGCCATCGGGAACATCAGTGTGTGCCATGATTATTCCCCACAACTTCAATGTTATGCTCCACGGGCAGCTCTATCCGCCGAATAATACGGAG ATGGAGAGCAGTATCAGTGATCGCATGCAGCAGTACGAGAGAGCCCTGGAGACGAGCCAACCCCTGAATTTGGGCAATAAAATGTACCAACCAAAGAGCACAGATGAAGCACGAAGGCTCCGGAAGCAGATACGGAAACTAATTGAGAATGGAAGTGAGATGTCTCAGTTGCAGGCGAGGAAGGCATTCCAAATGTACCTGGAGTATATTCTGCGACGTTTGTCGACTGAATCGAAGCAGTGCCACGAGAAGCTCATTCTCAAATTCATCCAAAGATCCGGTGTGAACTTCAAGACGCCCTTCTTCATACGCAATCCGTTTAGTCACAAAATCCTCAGCAAGGATCGCAGCGCCCTGGTGGCGAAGCAATTGGGTGACTACATGGAGGTGTACAACAAGGAGACGGAGGCACTGAGTGATTCATTCGATCCGTATGGATCCATTCCCAATAGGTTGTTCAATGACTTCCTGTGTCAGGCGCAGGAGTCCGATCTCGAGGCGATCCTCACAATTCACACGAATGCCACGCAGCAGATGCCATTCCTGTACAATCGCTGTGCCCCTGGTGCCCCAGCAGCTCCTCCCATTCCCGTGGGGGCTCATGGATTCCTCAAGGCCCTGCCCAATATGGCGCCAATTGGCGTGAGCAAGGAAAGCCTCAAGATTGATCTCTACTACAAATCAATTGAGGCACGATCGCCCGAAAAGGAGATTCAGAACGGCAAGAGGCTGCCCGAGAAGACTTTTTCCTTCAACACGATGAAGCGAAAGCAACACACAACAACCAAATAA